In the Oncorhynchus keta strain PuntledgeMale-10-30-2019 chromosome 16, Oket_V2, whole genome shotgun sequence genome, tacattgacccctccCTTCGGGacttgttagtaagcatttcacgttaagTGAAATTAAGTTTGATTTGATGTAAGTACTTCAAATATTGGATTGGTGAGGCATGGGTCAGTGGGTGTCTCCACCTTGTTTCTCATACCAGTCATTTCCTTTCAAATAAGTATAGGAAAGTCAACAAGTGGAcactgggaggaaggagagataattGGGATGTAGCCCTTCTTGCAGCTCCCTCTTCCTTACCGTCCTCCGCTACCTCCACCCCTTCTGCCCCCTCCTCGGGCAGGTTGGCTGCACGctgggcctctctctccctctcgcggCGGACGCTCCTCTGCTTCTCCTCCAGCCGCTGCTTCTCGGCGTTGGCCTCGTCCCACCGGCCCGCCTCCATCAGCTGCTGGTCGGGCCGTCGCCGGCTGTCGGTGGGCGCCACGCCCTCCTCGGACTCGTTGAGCGTCAGCGCCAGCGACGAGAAGTAGTACATAGTCTCCGCTCCCTCGCTgcagatgggagaaagagagaggatgggaaatgaggggagagagaggatggaggaggaagtggaagGGACAGAGCAATGGAGAGAGATGCCAAacacaggtgagatgattgaaaaAGCCATGTTCTTTGACAGCACCTCATCAGCAAACACACACTCTACTCACGGTAGTGGGTTCTTCTTCCAGAGCTCCTTGGCTTTGAGCGTCTGGTAGACGGTCTTCTGTTTGCCCTCGGTTCCGTTCTCTCCCTTATTGCTCTGCATCACCCTGGAGAACTCCATCTTCTCATCCCACGTCCCTGACAGCACATAGTGGGCCTTACCCTCCTTGTCGGTCACCACACCAGTCACCTTCCTGGCCACGTCTCTGGAGAAGTAGCTGTACGGGGCGAACTTGAGATGGCAGCAGTCACCGGTCCGGTGGTTCACCACGTCTATCTCTCCCGACTGAGAAaaccagagagagcgagaatggAATTCTTTAAAAATGTGTCGTTCACCTAATTAAATCtagattgtttttttttaaagcttgGAATTGGTCTAAAATCCATAGTCTAAAAAATCCATAGTCTAAAAACGTCCATAGTAGGTGCTGCGTGCGTCTATGCCAAAAAATTGTGGCCTGATAATGTCACTATAACAGAAATAGCCATCATGTGTGAAATATTTCTTACCTGGTCGATCCACAATTTGCCCACAATGATGTTGTGTACTGTTGTAGTTACTTTCTTCCACGAGTAGTGATTGTTGCTCTTTTCAAACACACATTGGATAGAGCCTGTGGAAGACGAATACACCATAGATTACACCACATTTGCGTTGATGGAGACATTTGGCTGGCAGCCCTAACACACCGCCTTACCCAGAGGCATGATGGAGAGGTATTTTCCCCTGAACTTGCTGGCGAGGGAGATCTCCTGTCGGAGGGTCCAGCCTCTCTCTGAGATGGCATGATGAGCAGCTGCAGGCGGGTGGTGACTCACCTGGATGAAGGAGGATTGGGTAGGGCAATATTACAATTGAGTCACTTAGCACAGTGTTTTGCAAACCAGGTCCTGGGGAACCACAGGTTTCTTTTTAACTGTGCACTAAAAACACCCAAATCCACTAAACAATGGCTTGATGATTAGCCAATTTAGTGAGTGTGATATGGTTGTGCTGGGATAAAACAACATATTTAAACAATTTATCTAACTTAGTTTCATACGCATGGGAGTAAAGAGAGCTGTTGTTTCCCACAGCTGCCACTAGGGGGTGTTTTCCCTCTCAGTAATCCTCCAGAAAattgagtaccacagtatgagtcataaaacccagaaatggttccaatcgtttttttttcttttttttcccaCCATTAATTTTTCAATCTGGGATTTTAGAACTACTTAATATAAGGGTTGTGTTTCGTGtaggcgtgacgttttgataaccacaCAAATCTCTCGGACACGGTAACTTCACCAATAACAACCATAGCATTTGGGGAATCAATTGAGGCAAATCTATTGATAAAACTCACGGCTATCAAAACATCACACCAAGGTAAGCCTACACAGTtaataaatataaaaaaacaaaatCTGTAAAATTCacaatgtgaaaaatgaatggtggaaaaaccaCTGGAACCATTTCCGCGGTTTTATGGGTATTACGTGTTGGACTATTGGAACGTGATACTGCAGAAGGGAACGTGTTACAGCACCACAGGTGATGGACAGCGCTGGATCTCCTGACAGTTTATAGAGGTCCCACTACCCATAGATGCCCTCTCTGTAAACGTACTGTGGGAATTGTAATGGGAAATTATTTTCCTGTATTTGATTTACTGTCGACATGGGACTGATATGTAATAAACATGACTATGTGCGGGGGGGCAGACAGATGCATTCCCTTGGGGAAGGGGAACAGGAGCCAACCATGTAACGTTTTATCTAATGAAGTTGTCGTCACTTGTTACGTCTATAATTGTCTGTTGTAACCAAGTACTGATGTTCTACCTTTGACCTGTTAAAACTGACGGTATCAAATGTTATGGTTAATGTTTGACGCTCGATTCGAGGACAGAGATAATGTAACTGTGTCACTGTAGCAGCTCTTGCTGGCACTTCCTGCAAGCATCtcgggctggtgtttacagaacatttgatGCTGTGGGATTCATATTTAAGGGCCTTCTCTGCTTTTGTTCTGGAGGGGTCTCCTTGTTGCAACTCATAATAAACCGGATTGATATGATCAGATTGTTGTGATGTCAACTTGTGGTTAATTGAATGTGTATTGGTTTTAAAACACATACAACCACTGTAGATGCAAAtcttctctcctactctctctctgccccctcccgcACTTAGCCCCTCACTATTTTAATTTGTAGCCATCACCCCCCCTTCTGTTTTTCCAattcccctctctcccaaccAGTCATTCCCCCCCACCTTTACCTGCTCACACAGTGAACGGTAGCCGCTCTCCCTCAGCCGGTCCAGTTCGTAGGTCTCCCCCAGTAGGGGGTTGAAGGGTTTCCCTGTACGGTGGACCGTAGTGGAGTAGGATGATACGGTGAAGGCAGCCACGTAGCAcagctgctccagagagctctGGCATTTAGCCGCCTTGTCCAGGAGCTCGTAGTACTCCAAGTCCTCGGATAGACGCTGCAGCATGGAGATGGGCTCGTTGAAGTTCACCTGAGATAAATGGGGAGAACGGGGGGCGAGGACGAAAGGAAACTTAGAAATGGAAAGGGTTGAGGAaaaatacaggtaactgccaaaataaaggaaacactgaCAAAGTGTCTGggactctattggagggatgcgacaccattgtTCCACAATTtggtggaaaatgctgtctcaggcaCCTCTCCAGAATTTCTCATAAATGTTCATTTGGGTAGAGATCTGGtttatgagacacacacactttaaaaccCCATATGCTCCTtcgagacccctctttcaaagtcacagaCCTCTTTTTCTAGCCGTGGTAGCCAAAATACTTGGGAAACTGgccatttttatacatgaccctaagcatgatgggatgttaattgcttaatatATTCAGGAACCatcctgtgtggaagcacctgctttcaatctACTCTATTCCTCACTTACTCAagtagtgtttcctttattttggcacttACCTGTAGATCCATTTCATTCCAGAAAGTTGTTCCCTCCCTTCTGCCCTTCTTCAATACAATGCACAGAGCTAAAAGCAATGGTTAGGGTGTGCTGCAATAGtctatagtcacacacacacacacacacacacacacacacacacacacacacacacacacgtgtttctTACAGGCATGGGGATCTTGGAGAGCTCTTTGCCAATGCAGTTCTTCATAATGCTCCAGAGGTTCAGCGAATAGTTGGGCTTGTCTGGAATTTTGGTCCGCCTCTTCCTCACTGGCTCCACCTCCAGGGACTGGGGCGACTCCGGATTGGACCCCAACGACTGCTCGTCACAAAGCTGTGGGTGGCCAATGAAGAGGGCAGAACACATACGTTTTATTTCAAGGGACATCCTATGTACTGTAAAGCAAGTAATTAAACAAATATTTCAAATTTCAAAACACAGTGACAGACTCACCGATTGGTCATCGATTCCAGTCTCAGCACTGAGACCACTGATGTTACTTCCTGACCTTCTGAGTGGAGGAGAAGGAAACAGATATATAGAAAGAAAGAAGTGCATTTACCAATTACAGTTCCTTCTAAAAGCTCAGTTTATTCCTCATAAAATGACatttgtaagagagagagagaaaaaaaactgtaaaacatacacatatatatatatacacacatatatacacacacacacacacacacatatatatacatatatgtgtgtatatatatatatatatacacacatacatacatacatacatacatacatacatacatacaaaacatttttttaaagaataaaaaattgtttacaatttttttttttaaaagaggtAGAGGCGTGCTGACCTATGATACTTGGGGTCGGCCGGTACAGTGATGAACCCTGCCGGGTCCTCCATAGCGTCAAAGAACTCGTTTTCATCATCCTCGTCGCTTGCGTCTCCCTTTGCTGAGCCCAAACCTGAGGGAGGAAATGAAATATTATGAATGACAGTGTGTTGTAGATTCACTGGTTGACTTAACTAGCAGGCTAACAGTCCGTTTGGAGTTAGAGGGGGGTTAAAGGTCAGGGGTCAAGGAGTTAATGTAACAGTTTGTTCGGGGTCAGAGGTGATGCCTTACTCTTGctgttcagggcagggttgcTCTGGGAGAGGGGCAGTACGGTGGCCCCTCTGAAGGCCCTCTCCAGGTGGTTGTGCTGCTTGGCAAGCTGCTCCAATGTTTCCTCCAGCCTTATCCTCTGGTCCCGCTCTGAATGCAGGGCTTTCTGCCACCGCTTACTGTGGGCCTGGGCCAGCGCTAAGAAGTCTCTGCATGCCTGGGGAGAGAAATGTTAGGGAAACAGAGGAATGTCAGGGAAATCTCAAAGAAATGCTTTAAGAACATTCATACAACACCACAAAGCCTTGTAAATGTTTGTGTGACACTCAAGAAACAGATGGCTCGTACTGTGGGCTTCAGCTAGACTGCACTATTAGACCTTCACTGTATTCTATGAACAATCGCTTCGTAAACCAGTTGCCTTTGCACACTGTAAAAACaataacaccaacaacaacacgtACGTTGATCATAGCGTTGGAGGTGATGCGGAACAACGTGGCTCTCTCCGTCACCTGCCGGATCTTGCCATCCGTGTCGCCTCCCAGACGCACCCCCTCCAGCTCTGACAGGGACCTAAGGACAGGGGCACAGCCAAGGAGTCAGCCAGTCCCTTCAACGCatccccctcagcccatcccttTTGTATGTAGTACATGTCATTTGTTTATTCACTCACAGACTACTCTGCAAACAAGAAAAATATCTGGTCCATAACAAAATCTTAGCCCTTACCTGGTCAACCAGTTACTACTATGTGTTGTAAGGATAGAACCCAGCAATAGCTTTTTGCATCCATTGATGTGTTCTATGGATGTGAGCAAAGTTATCTTGTTCTATTAATATTGGTATCTATACACGGGGGAAATCAACCAGTTGTTGATTGTAAGGTTTGTGAGAGTGATGGGTTGACCCCTGACCTTTGGAGGGCGGAGCCGTGCTTGGCGATGAGGTCGTTGCAGGTGCTCAGGTCTTCCACCTTGCTGCCCAGCGTGCGCAGTGTGGACTGTACCTCTGAGTTAGAGTTACGTGCCCCTCCGCCCTGTCCCGAGGTAGGGGGTGACGTCGGACACTCATCACCAGagtcatctggagaagaagaggCAAAAGAggagaagaatctcaaatatattttgatttgtttaacacttttttggttactacatgatcccatgtGTTATCTACAATGTagggaaaaaagaaagaaaaaccctggaatgagtaggtgtccaaacttttgactggtactgtatatgaagaACAAATATATACATTCTGTCAGAATGATAGCCCCACCCCCTCACTAATTGGGGGTTATACAGTAAACTGTAATTCTTGAGAATTaaaacatgttctctctctctctcaaaggaaCACATGCAGTATACACTCCACTCAGACACCCTCCTTCCCttaccctctctctgtacccatTAAAGACTGTTCTACACAGACAAATCCCTCCCTCACCAGACTCGGCCTGATTGCGGACAGCCTTGGCCTTGGCCAGCTCCAGGGCGGTGATCCAGCGCTGCCGCTCCACCTCAGAGCTGGCCTTCAGGTGGTAGGTCTGTGCCCCGCCGTTGGAGATGACAAAGTTGCACGAGTCCTCCACCGCGATGTTGGCCGTGGCCAGGTTGATGGTGCCCCGGCACGTGTGGCCCATCTCCGCCTGGGTCCTGGGGAGAAACAGAGCGAGAAAGTGGAGTGGATTAAACTAGGGTCAACTCCTGAAAAACTCGGTAACCAAAAAAACTGAAAAACTCGGTAACCAGCTCCAACTCCTGCTTGTACGGCTGGTCCGAAAACAACTTCCAGCCCCCTAACCTGGATCGCTTCAGTGTTTACTCATCTGAAGGAACCATATAGGAAGCAATATGGCAGAAGCCTCTCTAAGCCTACTGGAAGCCAAGATAAAGACATCACTTTAACTACGCCTACCTGGTTTCTTTTGTTCTGCAAACTCCAGAAAGAGGGACCAAGGCTAGAGAATATGTTCAGACTGAGGCAGCTTTAGGCTAGTTGGAGCAAGATTGAGTAACCTAATTTTGGACAACAATGTTCTCTCTTCCACATGAATGTTTTATTGTACATTACATTTAGTAAAGGTCTCTAATTACAGACAGTTTAACCAGGAACCATTATGATCACACAAGCAAAGAGGAGGGTGTACCCAATACTCAGAAGCGTGGCAATAAAAACCAGCTGACTGATAGACCAGTGTGGACTATTGGCTATTGTTGCCTAACTAATTTGTTCATATGGAACAAAGGAATCTGTCTAATACAGCTATGCTATCTCAGAGGCAATATAGCCTAGTGTTGAAAAAACATTTCATATTGCACCATTTCTGGTTTCACAATTTTGCATGATTGCAAAAACCTATGTACAAATGTCTCGCTAAATGCACTCTTGGCAAGTTCTTCGAGAGAAAACCTTACTTGGAAAAAGACTCAGAGATAGGAACGTGAAGTGTGTGAATTGTTGGACGTGCTTATCACCCGACTCTAAATTGTTAGGCAAacagtactgtacacacacacacacacacacacacacacacacacacacacacacacacacacacacacacacacacacacacacacacacacacacacacacacacacacacacacacacacacacagcatgcttGGAGTGGGAGGTGAATGGTACACAGCTACATCACTAAACAAACACAACTCATATTACACAGCCCAGTGAAGACACGATGACTCCcccacagggctgaaaacacaatAAGTATTCGGACACACCCCTTTGTTGCaagcagaacagagaggagtCATGCAATATTGTGACACCATTAAATGGCAAAGAGTAACACAGGGAATCCATAATGACCTCTAGCTTCAATTTCTTTATGATACCGTGCTCCATAGTCAAAACTCATGATAGGCATATAAAGGAGAGCAAGTTGTATTCATCTTGTAGGGCAGGGGAAATGGGAACGACACAGAGCAAATCACAGCTATAATATAACCGTTTAGTTAGTCCTCCTAGCTAACAAACTAGCTAGCACAGTTTCCTTCACTCCCACCTGCCAAACACTTGCCCTTGCCGTTGTTAACAGAATTGCTGGAAAGCAGTGCCCAACAGGCACGGGTGAAATACACTGTCTGCtggtgtgctagctagctacttatcCCGCATGCTGTGCACCGGAGTCCTAGCTAGTTAACTAACCAGCTAGCTAGAACACAGTGTCCTTCACTCCCGCTTCCCGAACACCGGCCCTCCCCTGCAGGAAAACAGTGCCCGACAGGCAGGGGTGAAGGAAAACGTCTACCATTGTCCTAGCTAGCTACTGACATTGTTTCCCCCCGCCTCTTCTTGTGTGGGGTTTATCAGCGTCCAATGttatggtgcattaccgccaACTACTGTACAGGAGCACCCTGCCTCCCGCCTATGTAACCGGAGTCCTAGCTTAATAATAGACCATAAGAAGTATAAAAAGGGGTTCCGGCACATGCAGGAATGCCCACAAGCAGGACCTCCCTGAATTGCGGGCAGCAAAGATGTCTGGTAACTGTTAGTCTCATCTGTTACAGCAGATGCAAAGAGGTACCATGTCATGCAAGCCCATCTCCATCCATTCTTTACCTGTAGTAGGAGAGTAAACCGTTGCTCAAGACGAACCATCGTCGCTGGTAGCCCTTGATGTAATTTGTCCATTTGAATAGCCATCCTTTGTATGTGTCTCCAGCCGGAGTCGGGGTGGGTGCCTTGGGCTCTGACATTATGACAGCCTGAGCCTTCACAGTGGGCTACTAGATTGGGGCCTAGGGACATGAAAAGCAGTAAGACAACCTGAAAATGGCAGTGGAAAATCTACAGGACAATTTACCAGCTAACTAATCCATACACACTTGGGATACGTAGAGGTCTAGCAGTAGACCACGTAAGATGTCAGTGTAAAAAGTCAGAACAGTTTCTACAATCAGCATAACCCAAAGGCCGGTAGGCGGCGATATTGAGTCGTTTCGACATCGCCATCTACCGGCCTTTGGGCTCCAATCAGCAGTCAACACCCGATTCCCCATCAGTGACACTAGCCTATCTGTCAAATACCTCGCTTTGGTTAACAGTTTATATTGTGTAAATTGATATAGTAAGTGATATCGGCAACTTAGCTAAAGCTGGATAAGTTGTTGGAGACCAACTGCTGCTAGTGATGTTAATTAACAAGacttagcatgctagctagcctaCAAAACTCGGGCTAGATAAGATAGGCTAAGCAGGTAGTTAAGCTAGTtatagtagctagctaacgttaacggCATAACCAGTCTTGTCGAGGGCAAGACGATAACAGCAATCACGTTACCATCCAAACGTCGGCATAAAGCTAGAGGGATACTAGCTAACGTTACTACTACACAATTTGCAATGACTGTACACTTTACACATTTAGCATTGTCAGTGCAAAATCAACACAAACTCGCTAGCGGCCTAACAACACAGCACAGCCTGGCGCTGAAGTGCAGCATCACACACCGGACTCACGACAATGACAGGCGGATCCACATCGACGCTAGCGACCGTCGACCGAGAGTCGATGCCTTGAGCAGCTAATCATCTCATGTTTTGCAATAAAAATACACATATATTATGCTCGTATAGATAGCTAATCAATGATCCACACAACCAACCTTTATCAGTATGTCGAGGAAAAACTGACGCAATTTCCTTGGGCTTGACAACTTCAACATCCGACTATCAGACTGGACATTTATTTTTGCATTAAAAAAATGAAAGTAACATGGCAAACGTAGCTATCAAGCTACAACCTTTCCCAATCAAAGTTGTCTTCTCCTTAGCATTAAATGTCACGAACACAATTGATTTCAGTTTGtttactttttttttatttttttttttttacaaatatgtCTACCTACCTTGTATCGATGGGCAAGTTCGTTTTACGTGGGCGGGTTGTGCACATTGTAAACCATTCCATTGGTCTATAATGAAATATCCACTCAACTGGGCACCGGTCCATGCAAAACGAACCAGCCCACTCACTGGTACCACCTGTGTGTGCCGCCAGAGACGACAAAGTGCTTTCGCTTCAAAATGTAAACACATAAATAAGAGTCCTCGTTAGAAACCTTTGTCAAGGAAAATACTTACAATTCTCAACGCCGGTGGAACCTTCATATACAGCCATTGGGTGGAGCACTGTGGGTGGGGGTGTATTCCTTACGGAAACAATTTTACGGATTGCCATAACCCCAATCCGGATATTTCATTGGTGATGAAAAACATCTCACCCTGTATCTTGACCTGTCACACTTGTCTGTGCCATGGGTCCACAGTCTGTTAGCAGCGCCAGCTTCAGTTGACCCCGTAGTGTCCTGTTCTAGTTCTAGGCCCTACTGTATGTCTCATGCCCAGTTAGGCATCAAGTCTCCAGCAGTTTGTGGCCTTAGTAGTAGCTGGCTATGAGTCCCCTGACTTGTCAGGCCCTAGGCCTCCTGTCCTACTAGGGTCTCAACCACCTGACTTGGGGTACCCACCATTCCCTGAACCGGAGGGCCTGCTGTCCACCACCTGCCCTGGATGCCCCTCACACCGGGGAAGCCACACAACCTCACCTCAGGGACCCAGCTTTCTTCATGCTCTGGATCCCTTATAGGCCTTGTTCAGAGCAGAGATCACCTGAATCTGCTCTACCCTGGGAGCCATCTCCAGCTGGTAAGGTACTGTGTCAGTTGGATTCTGCTGGAGCCATGCCAACTCTTGCACTAGGAGCCaaacctcccccttcctcccagcTCAACACCTcatgagtaaatgtcagttggccgagcattcagaggtcaagacatcaggtacaaggtagcacgtccagtgaaaaCAGGACACCGCTTACCAGCTGCCACTCAAGTATTATGTCCAGACGCACCTTGACTGGTCCCTTTGTTGCTCTGCCTACATACCCTGCCATTAACCTGCACCTTTGGTTATAGCCCTTTTATTGTTAAGGCATCCATGGAATGGCAGAGAGGCTGAACATCAAAGGGTGTAAACACATAAATATGAGTCCTCGTTAGAAACCTTTGTCAAGGAAAATACTCTTACATTTCTCAATTGTTGCACACCAGCAGAAGCAGAAAATATTTTgggtatctcagattgttctggcaattctcacatagaaACTTCATTGAGAGAAAGGATGTTTGACAGGCATTATACATTTGTATcaccatttacattttttttttttatcatgatGAAAGTATACATTTTTGGTCTATTTGTAGACCAATACAATATAAAAGGAATGTGAAAATCTGTATTTCAGAATCTGTATATATTCCATGTTAGAGCACACAATAAAGAGTATAATGATgacaccaagatgttgtctgtatcatgtacggttcacgGATCATAAGGTCTTACTGTACAGATTCTGAAATACAGATTTTCACTGTCGGTCTAAAAGGGGCCTACAactcccccttttttttcctTCAAGTTTCTATATGAGAATTGTCAGAAATATCTGATACACAAAATATTTCCCACTACCGCTGGCATTTTATGCCCAAAGGGATGAGGGTGAAGTCCACCTTTAGTTAGTGtgtgtctttgttgtgttgagaaGAGGACCACTCTGTAAGAGACAACTCTCCATAAAGGTACAAAGACAGAAATGTGTGTATCCTCTTCCTCTTGGACCAGAAAAAAATACACGTTTTGCTGTATGAGCATTTCAACTCCTACTTTTTGACAAGCAAActcactctctcattctcgctctccct is a window encoding:
- the osbp gene encoding oxysterol-binding protein 1 isoform X4; the protein is MSEPKAPTPTPAGDTYKGWLFKWTNYIKGYQRRWFVLSNGLLSYYRTQAEMGHTCRGTINLATANIAVEDSCNFVISNGGAQTYHLKASSEVERQRWITALELAKAKAVRNQAESDDSGDECPTSPPTSGQGGGARNSNSEVQSTLRTLGSKVEDLSTCNDLIAKHGSALQRSLSELEGVRLGGDTDGKIRQVTERATLFRITSNAMINACRDFLALAQAHSKRWQKALHSERDQRIRLEETLEQLAKQHNHLERAFRGATVLPLSQSNPALNSKSLGSAKGDASDEDDENEFFDAMEDPAGFITVPADPKYHRRSGSNISGLSAETGIDDQSLCDEQSLGSNPESPQSLEVEPVRKRRTKIPDKPNYSLNLWSIMKNCIGKELSKIPMPVNFNEPISMLQRLSEDLEYYELLDKAAKCQSSLEQLCYVAAFTVSSYSTTVHRTGKPFNPLLGETYELDRLRESGYRSLCEQVSHHPPAAAHHAISERGWTLRQEISLASKFRGKYLSIMPLGSIQCVFEKSNNHYSWKKVTTTVHNIIVGKLWIDQSGEIDVVNHRTGDCCHLKFAPYSYFSRDVARKVTGVVTDKEGKAHYVLSGTWDEKMEFSRVMQSNKGENGTEGKQKTVYQTLKAKELWKKNPLPEGAETMYYFSSLALTLNESEEGVAPTDSRRRPDQQLMEAGRWDEANAEKQRLEEKQRSVRREREREAQRAANLPEEGAEGVEVAEDAVIEDSFITDSPLKTDAVEIGTEASQASDETDPDDSPPRTPTSHGPPLSEYQMDDMEGHYGAAVKSVHQDNYEAMWFERTEDVITGESMHVYKGGYWEAKDHGNWDMCPDIY
- the osbp gene encoding oxysterol-binding protein 1 isoform X5 gives rise to the protein MSEPKAPTPTPAGDTYKGWLFKWTNYIKGYQRRWFVLSNGLLSYYRTQAEMGHTCRGTINLATANIAVEDSCNFVISNGGAQTYHLKASSEVERQRWITALELAKAKAVRNQAESDDSGDECPTSPPTSGQGGGARNSNSEVQSTLRTLGSKVEDLSTCNDLIAKHGSALQRSLSELEGVRLGGDTDGKIRQVTERATLFRITSNAMINACRDFLALAQAHSKRWQKALHSERDQRIRLEETLEQLAKQHNHLERAFRGATVLPLSQSNPALNSKSLGSAKGDASDEDDENEFFDAMEDPAGFITVPADPKYHRRSGSNISGLSAETGIDDQSLCDEQSLGSNPESPQSLEVEPVRKRRTKIPDKPNYSLNLWSIMKNCIGKELSKIPMPVNFNEPISMLQRLSEDLEYYELLDKAAKCQSSLEQLCYVAAFTVSSYSTTVHRTGKPFNPLLGETYELDRLRESGYRSLCEQVSHHPPAAAHHAISERGWTLRQEISLASKFRGKYLSIMPLGSIQCVFEKSNNHYSWKKVTTTVHNIIVGKLWIDQSGEIDVVNHRTGDCCHLKFAPYSYFSRDVARKVTGVVTDKEGKAHYVLSGTWDEKMEFSRVMQSNKGENGTEGKQKTVYQTLKAKELWKKNPLPEGAETMYYFSSLALTLNESEEGVAPTDSRRRPDQQLMEAGRWDEANAEKQRLEEKQRSVRREREREAQRAANLPEEGAEGVEVAEDAVIEDSFITDSPLKTDAVEIGTEASQASDETDPDDSPPRTPSVHQDNYEAMWFERTEDVITGESMHVYKGGYWEAKDHGNWDMCPDIY
- the osbp gene encoding oxysterol-binding protein 1 isoform X1 gives rise to the protein MSEPKAPTPTPAGDTYKGWLFKWTNYIKGYQRRWFVLSNGLLSYYRTQAEMGHTCRGTINLATANIAVEDSCNFVISNGGAQTYHLKASSEVERQRWITALELAKAKAVRNQAESDDSGDECPTSPPTSGQGGGARNSNSEVQSTLRTLGSKVEDLSTCNDLIAKHGSALQRSLSELEGVRLGGDTDGKIRQVTERATLFRITSNAMINACRDFLALAQAHSKRWQKALHSERDQRIRLEETLEQLAKQHNHLERAFRGATVLPLSQSNPALNSKSLGSAKGDASDEDDENEFFDAMEDPAGFITVPADPKYHRRSGSNISGLSAETGIDDQSLCDEQSLGSNPESPQSLEVEPVRKRRTKIPDKPNYSLNLWSIMKNCIGKELSKIPMPVNFNEPISMLQRLSEDLEYYELLDKAAKCQSSLEQLCYVAAFTVSSYSTTVHRTGKPFNPLLGETYELDRLRESGYRSLCEQVSHHPPAAAHHAISERGWTLRQEISLASKFRGKYLSIMPLGSIQCVFEKSNNHYSWKKVTTTVHNIIVGKLWIDQSGEIDVVNHRTGDCCHLKFAPYSYFSRDVARKVTGVVTDKEGKAHYVLSGTWDEKMEFSRVMQSNKGENGTEGKQKTVYQTLKAKELWKKNPLPEGAETMYYFSSLALTLNESEEGVAPTDSRRRPDQQLMEAGRWDEANAEKQRLEEKQRSVRREREREAQRAANLPEEGAEGVEVAEDAVIEDSFITDSPLKTDAVEIGTEASQASDETDPDDSPPRTPTSHGPPLSEYQSKYSSFGTHTHTHHDFILTIFFISYLISFHLAPLPQWMTWKVIMELRSKASTRTTMRRCGSSGLKTSSRESPCTSTRGATGRRRTTATGTCAQIYIEPPDQRIVLTQAFGTSHPFSPN
- the osbp gene encoding oxysterol-binding protein 1 isoform X2, producing MSEPKAPTPTPAGDTYKGWLFKWTNYIKGYQRRWFVLSNGLLSYYRTQAEMGHTCRGTINLATANIAVEDSCNFVISNGGAQTYHLKASSEVERQRWITALELAKAKAVRNQAESDDSGDECPTSPPTSGQGGGARNSNSEVQSTLRTLGSKVEDLSTCNDLIAKHGSALQRSLSELEGVRLGGDTDGKIRQVTERATLFRITSNAMINACRDFLALAQAHSKRWQKALHSERDQRIRLEETLEQLAKQHNHLERAFRGATVLPLSQSNPALNSKSLGSAKGDASDEDDENEFFDAMEDPAGFITVPADPKYHRSGSNISGLSAETGIDDQSLCDEQSLGSNPESPQSLEVEPVRKRRTKIPDKPNYSLNLWSIMKNCIGKELSKIPMPVNFNEPISMLQRLSEDLEYYELLDKAAKCQSSLEQLCYVAAFTVSSYSTTVHRTGKPFNPLLGETYELDRLRESGYRSLCEQVSHHPPAAAHHAISERGWTLRQEISLASKFRGKYLSIMPLGSIQCVFEKSNNHYSWKKVTTTVHNIIVGKLWIDQSGEIDVVNHRTGDCCHLKFAPYSYFSRDVARKVTGVVTDKEGKAHYVLSGTWDEKMEFSRVMQSNKGENGTEGKQKTVYQTLKAKELWKKNPLPEGAETMYYFSSLALTLNESEEGVAPTDSRRRPDQQLMEAGRWDEANAEKQRLEEKQRSVRREREREAQRAANLPEEGAEGVEVAEDAVIEDSFITDSPLKTDAVEIGTEASQASDETDPDDSPPRTPTSHGPPLSEYQSKYSSFGTHTHTHHDFILTIFFISYLISFHLAPLPQWMTWKVIMELRSKASTRTTMRRCGSSGLKTSSRESPCTSTRGATGRRRTTATGTCAQIYIEPPDQRIVLTQAFGTSHPFSPN